A single window of Bradyrhizobium daqingense DNA harbors:
- a CDS encoding acyl-CoA dehydrogenase, which produces MNKTVFVPSLGTSEPLKTGSPELEALLSQIAEGASARERDRVLPFEIIDLVRRARLGALRLPVSAGGAGSTIRDLFAFVICLGEADANVAHILRNHFSVVERLVRTPKDEQSRAWQKAVAQGAIIGLATTELESPRVGNVTPGTTFTPDGNGDYLLNGTKYYSTGTLYSDYVLVRAADPDGISGATIVPIKRDGIELVDDWDGLGQRLTATGTTHFRNVKVKRQEIVFDTPDTGYGVPYSNTFAQLFLTAVVAGIARATLRDATALVRSRKRTFYYAPAEVPTDDPLLQQTVGQIASGAFAAETVVLAAAEALDVATDAFDAGASNAAEAAHTAALLSAKAKIIADDFAIRGGSLLFDVGGASATKKVTNFDRHWRNARTLSSHNPTTYKARSIGQYEISGTPLPAKGFF; this is translated from the coding sequence ATGAACAAGACCGTATTCGTCCCCTCCCTCGGCACATCCGAGCCTCTCAAGACCGGCTCGCCCGAGCTGGAAGCGCTGCTCAGCCAGATCGCCGAGGGTGCGAGCGCGCGAGAACGCGACCGCGTGCTGCCCTTCGAGATCATCGACCTCGTCCGCCGCGCCCGTCTCGGCGCGCTGCGGCTTCCGGTGAGCGCCGGCGGCGCCGGCAGCACGATCCGCGATCTCTTCGCTTTCGTGATCTGCCTCGGCGAGGCCGACGCCAATGTCGCGCATATTCTGCGCAACCATTTCAGCGTGGTGGAACGGCTGGTGCGTACGCCCAAGGATGAGCAGAGCCGCGCGTGGCAGAAGGCTGTCGCGCAGGGCGCGATCATTGGGCTGGCCACCACCGAGCTCGAAAGCCCCCGCGTCGGCAATGTCACGCCGGGTACGACCTTCACGCCTGATGGAAACGGCGATTACCTCCTGAACGGGACCAAATATTACAGCACCGGCACGCTGTATTCGGACTACGTGCTCGTCCGCGCCGCCGATCCTGATGGCATCAGCGGCGCGACCATCGTTCCGATCAAGCGCGATGGCATCGAGCTGGTCGACGACTGGGATGGGCTCGGACAGCGGCTCACCGCAACCGGCACGACGCATTTCCGCAACGTCAAGGTCAAGCGCCAGGAGATCGTCTTCGACACTCCCGACACCGGCTACGGCGTGCCTTACTCCAACACGTTTGCGCAGTTGTTCCTGACCGCGGTCGTTGCCGGCATCGCGCGCGCGACCTTGCGGGACGCCACCGCGCTCGTCCGTTCGCGGAAGCGTACCTTTTATTATGCGCCAGCCGAAGTTCCGACCGACGATCCCTTGCTGCAGCAGACCGTCGGCCAGATCGCCAGCGGTGCGTTCGCGGCCGAGACCGTGGTGCTAGCAGCGGCCGAGGCGCTCGATGTCGCGACCGATGCCTTCGACGCGGGCGCATCGAACGCCGCGGAAGCCGCCCACACCGCCGCCCTGCTCTCGGCCAAGGCCAAGATTATCGCGGACGATTTCGCCATCCGCGGCGGCAGCCTGCTGTTCGATGTCGGCGGCGCGTCGGCGACCAAGAAGGTCACCAATTTCGACCGGCACTGGCGCAATGCGCGCACGCTATCCTCGCACAATCCAACCACCTACAAGGCGCGCTCGATCGGCCAGTACG